A portion of the Oncorhynchus gorbuscha isolate QuinsamMale2020 ecotype Even-year linkage group LG07, OgorEven_v1.0, whole genome shotgun sequence genome contains these proteins:
- the lcmt1 gene encoding leucine carboxyl methyltransferase 1: MAARQPFTDLDTADEAVRSTCDDATTCKRYATSKGYWTDPYVQYFVRSVGERKAPEINRGYYARVQGMNHLLDAFLRKTKCDCQIVNLGAGLDTTFWRLKDENLMPRKYFEVDFPMIAARKIHNIKTKPPLSKPLIETHSTDSLLLDGHSLDSDRYCIIGADLRDIPGLDDKLKKFHLNPELPTLFLSECVLVYMTPDQSSKLVNWASVTFHTAMFVNYEQVNMLDRFGQVMIENLQRRQCNLAGVEVCQSLETQKERFLKTGWENADALDMMTVYSVIPQDDVARIERLEFLDEKELLQQLLQHYSICWATKDKLKLGLSQVAF, translated from the exons ATGGCTGCCCGACAACCCTTCACAGATTTAGACACTGCCGACGAAGCAGTGAGGTCGACTTGTGACGATGCAACGACATGcaaaag ATATGCAACCAGTAAAGGCTACTGGACGGACCCCTATGTCCAGTATTTTGTGAGGTCGGTAGGGGAACGAAAAGCTCCAGAAATTAACCGAG GTTACTATGCCCGCGTGCAAGGAATGAACCATCTCCTGGATGCCTTCCTCAGGAAAACAaagtgtgactgtcagatagtgAACCTGGGGGCAGGGCTGGACACCACTTTCTGGAGGCTAAAG GATGAAAACCTCATGCCTAGAAAATACTTTGAAGTTGACTTTCCAATGATTGCTGCCAGGAAAATACACAACATAAA GACAAAACCACCACTGTCAAAACCTCTCATTGAGACCCACTCCACAGACTCACTATTACTAG ATGGCCACAGCCTAGACTCAGACAGGTACTGCATCATCGGTGCTGACCTCAGGGACATCCCAGGCCTAGATGACAAACTGAAGAAGTTCCACCTCAACCCAGA GTTGCCTACGTTGTTCCTGTCAGAGTGTGTGCTGGTCTACATGACTCCAGATCAGTCATCCAAGCTGGTGAACTGGGCCTCAGTCACTTTCCACACAGCCATGTTTGTCAACTATGAGCAG gtGAACATGCTGGATCGTTTTGGCCAGGTGATGATTGAGAATCTTCAGCGTCGTCAGTGTAATCTGGCTGGAGTGGAGGTGTGTCAGTCACTGGAAACGCAG AAAGAGCGCTTCCTAAAGACGGGCTGGGAGAATGCAGATGCTCTGGACATGATGACTGTGTACAGTGTTATACCTCAGGACGACGTGGCAAG aATAGAGCGTCTGGAATTTCTGGATGAGAAGGAACTTCTGCAGCAGCTCCTCCAACATTACAGTATCTGCTGGGCCACCAAGGACAAGCTCAAGCTAG GACTCTCACAAGTTGCTTTCTGA